The Microcebus murinus isolate Inina chromosome 4, M.murinus_Inina_mat1.0, whole genome shotgun sequence genome has a segment encoding these proteins:
- the DUSP8 gene encoding LOW QUALITY PROTEIN: dual specificity protein phosphatase 8 (The sequence of the model RefSeq protein was modified relative to this genomic sequence to represent the inferred CDS: deleted 1 base in 1 codon), with amino-acid sequence MAGDRLPRKVMDAKKLASLLRGGPGGPLVIDSRSFVEYNSWHVLSSVNICCSKLVKRRLQQGKVTIAELVQPAVRSQVEAAEPQDVVVYDQSTRDASVLAADSFLSILLSKLDGCFHSVAILTGGFATFSSCFPGLCEGRPGTLLSVSLSQPCLPAPSVGLTRILPHLYLGSQKDVLDKDLMTQNGISYVLNASNSCPKPDFICESRFMRIPINDNYCEKLLPWLDKSIEFIDKAKLSSCQVIVHCLAGISRSATIAIAYIMKTMGMSSDDAYRFVKDRRPSISPNFNFLGQLLEYERSLKLLAALQGDAGPHSGTPEAPLPQLPPPTSERAATGGAAASAARDSGPSACAEPPAPAAAPATSALQQGLRGLHLSSDRLQDTNRLKRSFSLDIKSAYAPSRQPDGPGAPDPGEAPKLCKLDSPSGGALGLPSPSPDSPDAAPEARPRPRRRPRPPAGSPSRSPAHGLGLNFGDAARQTPRHGLSALSAPGLPGPGQPAGPGAWAPLDSPGTPSPDGPWCFSPEGAQGASGSRFAPFGRAGASGPGSSSSGSSSGDLRRREAARAEPRDARTGWPDEPGPETQFKRRSCQMQFEEGMAEGRARGEELAALGKQASFSGSVEVIEVS; translated from the exons ATGGCCGGGGACCGGCTCCCGAGGAAGGTGATGGACGCCAAGAAGTTGGCCAGCCTGCTGCGGGGAGGGCCCGGGGGCCCGCTGGTGATCGACAGCCGCTCCTTCGTGGAGTACAACAGCTGGCACGTGCTCAGCTCCGTCAACATCTGCTGCTCCAAGCTGGTGAAGCGGCGGCTGCAGCAGGGCAAGGTGACCATCGCAGAGCTGGTCCAGCCGGCCGTGCGCAGCCAG GTGGAGGCTGCGGAGCCGCAGGACGTGGTGGTCTACGACCAGAGCACCCGGGACGCCAGCGTGCTGGCCGCAGACAGCTTCCTGTCCATCCTGCTGAGCAAGCTGGACGGCTGCTTCCACAGTGTGGCCATCCTCACAG GGGGCTTTGCCACCTTCTCCTCCTGCTTCCCCGGCCTCTGTGAGGGCCGGCCTGGCACCCTGCTGTCCGTGagcctctcccagccctgcctgcccgcccccAGCGTGGGCCTAACCCGCATCCTGCCTCACCTCTACCTGGGCTCTCAGAAGGACGTCCTGGACAAG gacCTGATGACCCAGAACGGAATAAGCTACGTTCTCAACGCCAGCAACTCCTGCCCCAAGCCCGACTTCATCTGCGAGAGCCGCTTCATGCGCATCCCCATCAACGACAACTACTGTGAAAAGCTGCTGCCCTGGCTGGACAAGTCCATCGAGTTCATTG ATAAAGCCAAGCTGTCCAGCTGCCAAGTCATCGTCCACTGTCTGGCCGGCATCTCACGCTCCGCCACCATCGCCATCGCCTACATCATGAAGACCATGGGCATGTCCTCGGACGATGCGTACAG GTTCGTGAAGGACCGGCGCCCGTCCATCTCGCCCAACTTCAACTTCCTGGGCCAGCTGCTGGAGTACGAGCGCAGCCTGAAGCTGCTGGCCGCCCTGCAGGGCGACGCAGGCCCCCACTCGGGGACGCCCGAGGCCCCGCTGCCGCAGCTGCCACCACCTACCTCAGAGAGAGCTGCCACCGGGGGCGCGGCAGCCTCCGCGGCCAGGGACAGCGGCCCCAGCGCCTGCGCGGAgccccccgcgcccgccgcggCGCCCGCCACCAGCGCGCTGCAGCAGGGCCTGCGCGGCCTGCACCTCTCCTCCGATCGCCTCCAGGACACCAACCGCCTCAAGCGCTCCTTCTCCCTGGACATCAAGTCCGCCTACGCCCCAAGCCGTCAGCCGGATGGCCCTGGCGCGCCCGACCCCGGTGAGGCCCCCAAGCTCTGCAAGCTGGACAGCCCGTCCGGGGGCGCGCTGGGCCTGCCCTCGCCCAGCCCGGACAGCCCGGACGCGGCGCCTGAGgcgcggccccggccccgccggcGTCCCCGGCCCCCCGCCGGCTCCCCCTCGCGCTCCCCCGCGCATGGCCTCGGCCTGAACTTCGGCGACGCGGCCCGGCAGACTCCGCGGCACGGCCTCTCCGCGCTGTCGGCGCCGGGGCTGCCCGGCCCGGGCCAGCCGGCCGGCCCCGGGGCCTGGGCGCCGCTCGACTCCCCGGGCACGCCGTCGCCCGACGGGCCGTGGTGCTTCAGCCCGGAGGGCGCGCAGGGGGCCAGCGGCTCACGGTTCGCGCCCTTCGGCCGGGCGGGCGCGTCGGGAcccggcagcagcagcagcggcagcagcagcgggGACCTGCggcggcgggaggcggcg cgcgCCGAGCCCCGGGACGCGCGGACGGGCTGGCCCGACGAGCCGGGCCCCGAGACGCAGTTCAAGCGCCGCAGCTGCCAGATGCAGTTCGAGGAGGGCATGGCGGAGGGGCGCGCGCGCGGAGAGGAGCTGGCCGCCCTGGGCAAGCAGGCGAGCTTCTCGGGCAGCGTGGAAGTCATCGAGGTGTCCTGA